Within the Bacteroidetes Order II. bacterium genome, the region CTGTTGGATGCAAGTAAGGGTATTGATCTTCGGTTTATTTTATTGATTATACTGGACTTAATGCTTGCTCTGGGTGTTGGATATTTGACCGGATTTGTCTTGAAACAAGTCTTGTTATTCCGAATTCCGAATGCCAGTAAAATGGCGCTCATTTTGTTCTTGGGCTATGCCATTTTTTGGATGTCGAAAACCATTAAGGGCTATACCATTGCTCAGGGACCTTTCCCAATACATATTGAGCCGCTGTTGACGGCGATGATTGCGGGGATTTATGTGACCAACTTTACGGCGCACCGCGATTTATTTGAGGAATTGCTGCACGACCTCAGTGTGCCGGTCTATGTGGCATTTTTTACGCTAACGGGCTTGGTACTCGAAGCCTCCTTGCTTTGGGCCATGTTGCCTTTTGCAGCCCTATTGTTCGTTACCCGTGCATTGAGCATTTACATAGGATCGAACCTTGGGGGGCGATTGGCCAACGCGCCGAAGCAGTTTAGCGCCTTGTCTTGGATGGCGTTTATCACGCAAGCAGGCATTGCCCTGGGGCTTTCGGCAGAAGCCGCCATGCACTTCCCTAGATTGGGCATTGCTTTCCAAACCCTGATTGTCTCGGTGATTTTGCTGAATGAAATTTTTGGCCCACTTTTCCTTAAAAATGTACTTCGGATGGTGGGCGAGGCCAACGAACCTTCGGATGTGAAGGAAAAGCCCACCCAAAGACGGGCCGCTATTCTGGGGATTGATGGGCAATCTATCACGTTGGCGCGGCAGTTGGTACAAAGTGGATGGCAAGTTGTGATGTGCGATGCCGATTCGGTTCGGGTGCAATTGGTGTCGGGAAAATCCATCCAACCCGGGATCGAAGCGCAGCACATGTCTTTTTTAAGCAAACAGGCCATCGAGCGGCTTCTTTCCAAAGCCCCAGATGCCTTTGTGGTGATGTTAGAGACCGACCGAGAGAACTTACGGGCTTGCAAATGGGTGCGCGAAGAATCTGAACTCCGGCTCATTGTCCGCCTACACTCTGCTTCGGTGGCAGAACAATTCCGCTCGCTCAATGTATTTGT harbors:
- a CDS encoding cation:proton antiporter, whose amino-acid sequence is MPINLQYILSFVVLCFSAHYIGKLFSAFRLPYITGYLFAGALVGSSGLGLLPHEANASLLFINQAALGLIAFIAGSELYLRELRKQVKTIVLIAAGIISVMLLVGSPLIFLLSHYIPFTQGFDASSKWAVALLGATILLALSPPSTIAVIKEVRAKGPFTRTALSVTVVIDVAIVFCFALSVNFVEPLLDASKGIDLRFILLIILDLMLALGVGYLTGFVLKQVLLFRIPNASKMALILFLGYAIFWMSKTIKGYTIAQGPFPIHIEPLLTAMIAGIYVTNFTAHRDLFEELLHDLSVPVYVAFFTLTGLVLEASLLWAMLPFAALLFVTRALSIYIGSNLGGRLANAPKQFSALSWMAFITQAGIALGLSAEAAMHFPRLGIAFQTLIVSVILLNEIFGPLFLKNVLRMVGEANEPSDVKEKPTQRRAAILGIDGQSITLARQLVQSGWQVVMCDADSVRVQLVSGKSIQPGIEAQHMSFLSKQAIERLLSKAPDAFVVMLETDRENLRACKWVREESELRLIVRLHSASVAEQFRSLNVFVLDQTSAMVNLIQQAVVAPQSTALLMHEDTQRQIRQIKVTNTNIDNTLVRDLRLPADVLLLDVIREEAVMVPNGYTRIRVGDEMTVIGHPEDLDLVTMRLGY